Proteins from a single region of Magnetospirillum sp. WYHS-4:
- a CDS encoding PD-(D/E)XK nuclease family protein translates to MLDLNHGSGSNYGGTPVQATAAEINRRLDMALEAERQAQPPRTYLGASRIGEPCSRRLAFELMAVPVDEGRGFDGQVLRIFEAGHVFETLSIRWLRAAGFNLRTERRDGGQFGFSVAGGRIRGHIDGVIVAGPEVGIAWPALWEHKALNARSWEDLIKRGLKDSKPLYHAQIQLYMAYLDVPVTLFTALNKNTQELLHEVVRLDPAEAQGLSDKAVAILQAVDAGELPPRIATTPDFYLCRFCDYAHRCWEPLS, encoded by the coding sequence CGCCGAAATCAACCGGCGGCTCGACATGGCCCTGGAAGCCGAACGCCAGGCCCAGCCGCCCCGCACCTATCTGGGCGCCAGCCGCATCGGCGAGCCCTGTTCCCGCCGCTTGGCCTTCGAACTGATGGCGGTGCCGGTGGACGAGGGGCGCGGCTTCGACGGCCAGGTTCTCCGCATCTTCGAGGCCGGCCATGTGTTCGAGACCCTGTCCATCCGCTGGCTGCGCGCTGCCGGGTTCAACCTGCGCACCGAACGGCGTGACGGCGGTCAGTTCGGCTTCTCCGTCGCCGGGGGCCGCATCCGTGGCCACATCGACGGCGTCATCGTCGCCGGGCCTGAAGTCGGAATCGCGTGGCCGGCCCTGTGGGAGCACAAGGCGCTCAATGCCCGCTCCTGGGAAGACCTGATCAAGAGGGGGCTCAAGGACTCGAAGCCGCTCTATCACGCCCAGATCCAGCTCTACATGGCCTACCTGGACGTGCCGGTCACCCTGTTCACGGCGCTCAACAAGAACACGCAGGAACTGCTGCACGAGGTCGTCCGCCTTGATCCGGCGGAGGCTCAAGGACTGTCCGACAAGGCGGTCGCCATCCTCCAGGCGGTCGATGCCGGCGAGTTGCCACCCCGCATCGCCACCACCCCCGACTTCTACCTCTGCCGCTTCTGCGATTACGCCCATCGCTGCTGGGAGCCACTGTCATGA